Genomic segment of Pirellulales bacterium:
GCGTGACCTCGTTCGACAAGACGCTGCACGCGGTGCTCGAACCGATGCGCGCGGGCCAACTGCTCGTGCTGCGCAGCACTGTCTTTCCCGGCATTACCGAACGGCTGGCCCGCTTCATCGCCGAAACCGGCAAACAGGTGGCGCTGGCCTACTGCCCCGAGCGGATCGCGCAAGGCTACGCCCTGGACGAGTTGGGCAAGCTCCCGCAAATCGTCGCGGGCGCAAGCGCCGAGGCGACTGCCCGGGCCGAACAGCTGTTCGCCCAACTGGGTGCCAAGACGCTGGTGCTTGCGCCGGTCGAGGCCGAGCTGGCCAAGTTGTTCTCGAACGCTTACCGCTATCTGAACTTTGCGATTTCGAACCAGTTCTACGTCATCGCCCAGAAGTTCGGCGCCGATTTCAACCGAATTCACGACGTCGTCACGGCCGACTACCCGCGGCTGGCCGGGATGGCCAAGGCCGGGTTGGCTGGTGGTCCGTGTCTGCTCAAGGACACGATGCAACTGGCCGCGTTCAATCACAACGATTTTGCGCTCGGCCAGGCAGCCATGATGATCAACGAGGGGCTCCCCAGTTACCTCGTGCAGTTCGTCAAGCGGACGCACGACCTTAAGCAGATGACGGCCGCGATTCTGGGCATGGCCTTCAAGGGCAATTCCGACGATCCGCGCGCGTCGCTGTCTTACAAGCTGCGCAAGGTGCTCGCGCTGGAATGCCGCGACGTGTTGTGCACTGATCCGTACATCGACGATCCCTCGTTTGTGCCGCTCGACACGGCGCTGGCCCGGGCCGACATCTTGTTCGTCGGCGCTTGCCATGCAGAATACCGCGAACTGCAGACCGACAAGCCGCTGGTCGACGTGTTCAGCTTTGTCCGCCGCGGGTGCGCGTCTTGAAGAGCCCTTCATGAAGACATTGATTACCGGCGCGGCCGGGTTTATTGGCGGATACCTGGTCGAAGAGCTGCTCGCGGCGGGCCATGAAGTGGTCGGTCTCGACAACTTCTCGAAGTATGGCGAGCTG
This window contains:
- a CDS encoding nucleotide sugar dehydrogenase, yielding MPAAQQRPEGLPAIVVVGGCGHVGLPLGIAFALAGSQVTLLDTDAPRVAEVNAGHMPYLERGAEEALPRALAAGRLRATTDVRSIAEADVVIVTIGTPVDEFLDPGVTSFDKTLHAVLEPMRAGQLLVLRSTVFPGITERLARFIAETGKQVALAYCPERIAQGYALDELGKLPQIVAGASAEATARAEQLFAQLGAKTLVLAPVEAELAKLFSNAYRYLNFAISNQFYVIAQKFGADFNRIHDVVTADYPRLAGMAKAGLAGGPCLLKDTMQLAAFNHNDFALGQAAMMINEGLPSYLVQFVKRTHDLKQMTAAILGMAFKGNSDDPRASLSYKLRKVLALECRDVLCTDPYIDDPSFVPLDTALARADILFVGACHAEYRELQTDKPLVDVFSFVRRGCAS